In Amphiprion ocellaris isolate individual 3 ecotype Okinawa chromosome 3, ASM2253959v1, whole genome shotgun sequence, one genomic interval encodes:
- the LOC111577773 gene encoding uncharacterized protein LOC111577773: MEATSSLDTADIQSQPTVPLSPHVYVPPTLRGEECYHVFISYSSTDYQWTHSLINQLESRSLQVCYHERDFTPGRTVLENMSECIQESQKVLLVLSPEFVRSRWCLLEANMSLFRDCLERKPIIPVLLDPGVSVPLHLCHLTYLEASDHDFLNKLLKVICTPNQQLQGSTVLPFQPPSIYNGKALQPLSAVNDEGLNKWDCGQFSDMEVPDQLRLIIEDQEQYRKAVRIINRVSQNKVGLRLILITSLIYAFGTIAPALYLIATTAGGLVDTKHDTTNVTESGFAMFCGCCILVMMVIQLAFWEKDIEWYIVREMQKAVGEANIILSEQKVLMGCQSNSKINLVYVILDGCKLDFAATFSEQAVAEDMFRRALLFFSSGYTCCLAKRHFPFPMPDSGGHLEGGVCFCQYVSQQLSREEWK; this comes from the coding sequence ATGGAAGCGACCAGTTCCCTTGATACTGCAGACATTCAGTCACAGCCCACTGTCCCACTGTCTCCACATGTTTATGTTCCTCCCACACTGAGAGGTGAGGAGTGTTACCATGTCTTCATCAGCTACAGCAGCACTGACTACCAGTGGACCCACTCCCTCATCAACCAGCTGGAGTCCCGCAGTCTGCAGGTCTGCTACCATGAGCGGGACTTCACTCCCGGTCGCACCGTGTTGGAGAACATGTCAGAGTGCATCCAGGAGAGCCAGAAGGTCCTGCTGGTCCTCAGCCCAGAGTTTGTGAGGAGTCGCTGGTGTCTCCTGGAGGCCAACATGTCTCTGTTCAGAGACTGTCTGGAGAGGAAACCCATCATCCCAGTGCTGCTGGATCCAGGAGTCTCAGTTCCTCTTCACCTCTGCCATCTCACCTACCTGGAGGCCAGTGACCACGACTTTCTGAATAAGCTGCTCAAAGTGATCTGCACCCCCAACCAGCAGCTTCAGGGCTCCACTGTGCTTCCTTTCCAGCCTCCCTCCATCTACAACGGAAAGGCCCTGCAGCCTCTGTCTGCTGTCAATGATGAGGGACTCAATAAATGGGACTGTGGTCAGTTCAGTGACATGGAGGTACCTGACCAACTGCGCCTGATCATTGAGGACCAAGAGCAGTACAGAAAGGCTGTGAGGATAATCAACAGAGTCTCTCAGAACAAAGTGGGGCTGCGACTGATCTTGATTACATCACTGATTTACGCATTTGGTACAATCGCTCCTGCATTATATTTAATAGCAACAACTGCAGGTGGTCTGGTAGACACCAAACATGACACCACAAATGTAACTGAGTCAGGTTTTGCTATGTTTTGTGGTTGCTGTATTCTAGTTATGATGGTTATTCAGCTTGCTTTCTGGGAGAAGGATATTGAGTGGTACATTGTGAGGGAGATGCAGAAAGCTGTAGGTGAAGCAAACATAATCCTCTCTGAGCAGAAGGTGTTAATGGGCTGTCAGTCCAATTCCAAAATTAATCTGGTATATGTCATTTTGGATGGTTGCAAACTGGACTTTGCCGCAACATTTTCTGAGCAGGCTGTTGCTGAGGATATGTTTCGTAGAGCGTTGCTCTTCTTCTCATCGGGATACACCTGCTGTCTTGCCAAAAGACACTTTCCTTTTCCTATGCCTGACTCTGGAGGTCACTTGGAGGGAGGAGTGTGTTTCTGTCAGTATGTCTCCCAGCAGCTGAGCAGAGAAGAATGGAAGTAG
- the avpr1aa gene encoding arginine vasopressin receptor 1Aa, whose protein sequence is MHTPDSALLLSGENQSVVFSLTNDLTMGTSGNNTVHPNGSDPFGRNEEVAKFEIMVLSITFVVAVIGNVSVLLAMHNTKKKMSRMHLFIKHLSLADLVVAFFQVLPQLCWEITYRFYGPDFLCRIVKHLQVMGMFASTYMMVMMTLDRYIAICHPLKTLQQSTQRSYIMIISTWMCSLVLSTPQYFIFSLSEIENGSDVYDCWAHFIEPWGAKAYITWITVGIFLVPVVILMMCYGFICHTIWKNIKFKKRKTMSGAASKNGLIGKNSVSSVTTISRAKLRTVKMTFVIVLAYIICWAPFFIVQMRSVWDENFQWADSVDTAVTLSALLASLNSCCNPWIYMIFSGHLLQDFVHCFSCCHKVNTDFKKEDSDSSLRRTTLLTKISNRSPTGSTGNWRELDNSPKFSVQAE, encoded by the exons ATGCACACTCCTGACAGTGCGCTGCTCCTGAGCGGAGAGAACCAGTCTGTGGTTTTCAGTCTCACTAATGACCTGACGATGGGAACGTCTGGGAACAACACCGTCCACCCGAACGGATCTGATCCGTTTGGGAGAAACGAGGAGGTGGCTAAGTTCGAGATAATGGTCCTGAGCATCACCTTCGTGGTGGCTGTGATCGGGAATGTGAGCGTCCTGTTGGCGATGCACAACACCAAGAAGAAGATGTCGCGGATGCACCTCTTCATCAAACACCTCAGCCTGGCTGATCTGGTGGTCGCCTTCTTCCAGGTGCTGCCGCAGCTCTGCTGGGAAATCACCTACCGCTTCTACGGTCCAGACTTTCTGTGTAGGATAGTGAAGCACCTCCAGGTGATGGGGATGTTTGCGTCCACTTacatgatggtgatgatgaccCTGGATCGTTACATCGCTATCTGCCACCCTCTGAAAACCCTCCAGCAGTCCACCCAGCGCTCATACATCATGATCATCTCCACGTGGATGTGCAGCCTGGTGCTCAGCACCCCACAATACTTCATCTTCTCCCTGAGCGAGATCGAGAACGGCTCGGACGTCTACGATTGCTGGGCGCACTTCATCGAGCCCTGGGGCGCCAAGGCGTACATCACCTGGATAACCGTGGGCATCTTCCTCGTGCCCGTTGTCATTCTCATGATGTGCTACGGGTTCATCTGCCACACTATatggaaaaatatcaaattcaAGAAAAGGAAAACGATGTCTGGGGCTGCGAGCAAGAATGGATTGATTGGAAAGAATTCAGTCAGCAGCGTCACAACTATATCAAGAGCCAAACTGAGAACCGTTAAAATGACTTTCGTGATAGTTCTGGCGTACATTATCTGCTGGGCCCCGTTTTTCATCGTGCAGATGCGGTCTGTGTGGGATGAAAACTTCCAGTGGGCTG ATTCTGTGGACACAGCAGTGACTCTGTCTGCACTCCTTGCCAGTCTCAACAGCTGCTGTAACCCTTGGATATACATGATCTTCAGCGGTCACCTCCTCCAGGATTTTGTGCACTGCTTCTCCTGCTGCCACAAAGTGAACACTGACTTCAAGAAAGAGGACTCAGACAGCAGCCTCCGCAGGACGACGCTGCTGACTAAGATATCAAATCGGAGCCCAACAGGCAGCACTGGCAACTGGAGAGAGCTGGACAATTCCCCCAAGTTCTCCGTTCAGGCAGAGTGA